The following coding sequences lie in one Candidatus Neptunochlamydia sp. REUL1 genomic window:
- a CDS encoding GNAT family N-acetyltransferase: MHFYEQTKTIEEANQWVSKVKALYRERKIGFFVCEFKETGEFVGICGLWTA; encoded by the coding sequence ATGCATTTCTATGAGCAGACAAAGACAATTGAAGAAGCAAATCAATGGGTTTCTAAGGTGAAAGCACTCTACCGAGAGAGAAAAATAGGTTTTTTTGTTTGCGAGTTTAAGGAAACAGGAGAGTTTGTAGGAATTTGTGGCCTTTGGACAGCATGA
- a CDS encoding protein kinase domain-containing protein, producing the protein MERKEKPKDEDEVPVYEYPFQIGRYTILKLIGMGGMGEVFLADDPICGRQVALKRITPKRKTKKKACNRFKKEVQIAAQLAHPTIVPIYDLHENEDNLYYTMPYLQGDTLRMILIKTRMANDNGLPPHIMGGSIPSLMLAFLNICQAIEHTHSKGFLHRDLKPENIIVGEYNEVTILDWGVATEIVNVDEVEDEEGDTPGKDQSNIRAAAGTIDYMSPERAFRQPATIKSDIYSLGVILHFMLTLQLPYRRPRELKEWRQQLRDNGFEPPIDPQEVAPFREITQQLTRITLKSLHPDPKQRYDSVKEIITEVQRYIQGRPDWIPMQQLDINRAIDWEFQESVMLTKQMAISRYAGLMEWVLIMLSKESYSGNIQVQALVRPLENNGGIGIMLCIPDDSHRESLQKGFLVWIGSKEAPGCKLFRDNVEVTRVDDVFLEPGEAYNIAVERQDSFVRLLINDVQKMVYMSHTPLVGGHFGIVSKDVEFEISPIQLSSGSQNVLVNCLAVPDAFLLNKDFDRAITEYRRIASSFKGRPEGREAVFRAGYALIRQAQDNKSKSKEYFQKALDEFETLHQSPGAPIEYLGKALVYQAENNLEEELKCLELGVRKFPKHPLRYVLDEHILFRLHETAQKDRIGAYAYTLLTFRHIPKIYNLKETNRLTKNLTVSWEDLPFITTPSNFSDENEEHLQLSIQLTFWLARPNILYELVQAIPKEYKHREILLQNGLLALFELRYPKLMDFILSVKYRNEDFGALKESFEIAIDEGTTLTQKLDRLQAKGNKQLVAALFDQGLTIEGAPKLLPYFDKDSRFNVQHIWALLLSGKNRAVEKLLEKKPINNQSSVYFILEGCHLAQSKGEDIALKHFDPLLEATFPSTPSLLAHFLKGHIDIKGPWFNQSFLWEKLQLYRQLTLYYTCLDKPRKAAQYEALIDKEFTKAAIPLNFI; encoded by the coding sequence CGAAAGACGAAGATGAAGTCCCTGTGTATGAATACCCCTTTCAGATTGGACGATACACGATCCTAAAATTGATTGGGATGGGGGGGATGGGTGAAGTCTTTCTTGCCGATGATCCTATCTGTGGTCGTCAGGTTGCTCTCAAAAGAATTACGCCTAAACGAAAGACTAAAAAAAAGGCATGCAATCGATTCAAAAAAGAAGTGCAAATTGCAGCACAGCTAGCACACCCAACGATTGTTCCAATCTATGACCTCCATGAAAATGAGGATAACCTCTACTATACGATGCCCTACCTTCAGGGTGACACACTTCGAATGATCCTCATTAAAACACGAATGGCCAATGACAATGGCCTCCCTCCTCATATCATGGGAGGATCGATTCCCTCTTTAATGCTGGCCTTCCTCAATATTTGTCAGGCAATTGAACACACTCATTCAAAAGGCTTCCTTCACCGGGACCTCAAACCTGAAAACATCATCGTCGGAGAGTATAACGAAGTCACCATTCTTGATTGGGGAGTAGCCACTGAGATCGTCAATGTCGATGAAGTGGAAGATGAAGAAGGCGATACTCCAGGAAAAGACCAATCCAATATCCGAGCCGCAGCTGGAACAATCGACTATATGTCCCCTGAACGGGCATTCCGTCAACCTGCAACCATCAAAAGTGATATCTATTCCCTTGGAGTCATCCTTCATTTTATGCTAACTTTACAACTTCCCTATAGGCGCCCTCGAGAGCTCAAGGAATGGCGACAACAACTTCGAGACAACGGATTTGAGCCCCCTATCGACCCTCAAGAAGTCGCTCCCTTTCGAGAAATCACTCAACAACTCACACGTATTACTCTCAAGAGTCTCCACCCCGACCCTAAACAACGTTATGACTCAGTAAAAGAAATCATCACAGAAGTACAGCGTTATATTCAGGGGCGTCCAGACTGGATCCCCATGCAACAACTTGACATCAACCGAGCCATAGACTGGGAATTCCAAGAGAGTGTCATGTTAACAAAACAAATGGCAATTTCCCGTTATGCAGGACTAATGGAATGGGTCTTGATCATGCTTTCAAAAGAATCTTACTCAGGAAACATCCAAGTCCAAGCCCTTGTCCGTCCACTAGAAAATAACGGAGGCATTGGTATCATGTTATGTATCCCCGATGATAGTCATCGAGAAAGTTTGCAAAAAGGATTTCTCGTATGGATTGGTTCAAAGGAAGCCCCAGGATGTAAACTTTTCCGTGACAATGTTGAAGTCACCCGCGTTGACGATGTTTTCTTGGAACCTGGAGAAGCTTATAATATTGCAGTGGAAAGGCAAGATAGCTTTGTTCGACTTCTTATTAACGACGTGCAGAAAATGGTTTATATGAGCCACACTCCACTTGTGGGTGGCCACTTTGGAATTGTGTCAAAAGATGTCGAATTTGAAATCTCCCCTATTCAACTCTCCTCAGGAAGTCAAAATGTCCTCGTTAATTGCCTTGCTGTCCCCGATGCCTTCCTTTTGAATAAGGATTTCGATCGAGCAATTACAGAGTACAGACGAATTGCAAGCTCGTTTAAAGGACGCCCTGAGGGAAGAGAGGCGGTATTTCGTGCAGGATATGCATTGATCAGACAAGCTCAGGACAACAAGAGCAAGTCTAAAGAGTATTTTCAAAAGGCCCTCGACGAATTTGAAACCCTTCACCAAAGCCCTGGAGCTCCGATTGAGTACCTAGGAAAAGCCCTTGTCTATCAGGCTGAAAATAATTTGGAGGAAGAGCTTAAATGTTTAGAGCTCGGAGTAAGAAAATTCCCCAAGCACCCACTCCGCTACGTCTTAGATGAACATATCCTTTTTCGCCTGCATGAAACGGCTCAAAAAGATCGGATCGGAGCTTACGCATATACCCTGCTAACGTTTCGTCACATTCCCAAAATTTACAACTTAAAAGAAACCAACCGCCTAACCAAAAACCTTACAGTAAGTTGGGAAGATCTTCCTTTTATCACTACCCCCTCAAATTTTTCTGACGAAAATGAAGAACACCTTCAACTCTCTATTCAACTCACCTTTTGGTTAGCACGCCCCAATATCCTTTATGAGCTCGTTCAAGCTATTCCCAAGGAATATAAGCATCGAGAGATTCTTCTTCAAAATGGTCTCTTAGCTCTTTTTGAGCTTCGGTATCCTAAACTTATGGACTTTATCCTATCTGTCAAGTACCGCAATGAAGATTTTGGCGCCTTGAAGGAATCCTTTGAGATAGCCATTGATGAAGGAACAACTCTTACTCAAAAACTCGATCGACTCCAAGCCAAGGGAAATAAGCAGCTTGTTGCTGCCCTTTTCGATCAAGGTCTCACAATTGAGGGAGCTCCAAAGCTTCTTCCATATTTCGATAAGGATTCCAGGTTTAATGTCCAGCACATCTGGGCTCTCCTCCTATCTGGGAAAAACCGGGCAGTCGAAAAACTTCTCGAAAAAAAGCCTATAAACAACCAGTCTTCGGTTTATTTCATCTTAGAAGGGTGCCATTTAGCCCAGTCAAAAGGAGAAGATATCGCCCTTAAGCACTTCGATCCCCTTCTAGAAGCAACCTTCCCTTCGACTCCCTCACTCCTTGCACATTTCCTCAAAGGGCATATCGATATTAAAGGGCCTTGGTTTAATCAATCTTTCCTCTGGGAAAAACTGCAGCTCTACCGCCAACTCACCCTATACTACACATGCCTTGATAAACCTCGCAAAGCCGCTCAGTATGAAGCTCTCATCGACAAAGAGTTCACCAAAGCTGCGATCCCCCTCAATTTCATCTAA
- a CDS encoding alanine/glycine:cation symporter family protein yields the protein MEKLQRIIDILNDWIWGPPLLVLLVLAGIYLTIRTRALQFRYLIYAHKLAFSRHDDDAQGDISHFQALMTALAATIGIGSITGVATAIAIGGMGALVWMWGAALFGMATKYGEAILAIKYRETDELGEMCGGPMYYIRKGMKWKWLAAVFAILGAITAIGTGNMVQANSVSLALQDLFDLSPIWSGLGLMVLVGAALIGGIKSIGKVAGILVPAMAAFYILGGIIIIILKIEAIPSAFGLIFRSAFQGQAAVGGFAGATVMMAIQIGISRGVFSSEAGLGSSPIAAAAAKTDTPGRQALVSMCSVFITTGIVCTITGLVIAVSGVLGEIGPDGKMLDGSAMALRAFDSIIPYGGLIVTIALIPFAYSTILGWAYYGEKCLEYLFGYRVTKLYRVIYTLVVVPGAILGLKLIWGFANMMNGLMAFPNLIALFVLAGVIAKETRFFEHLLKKERQERALKKKQRRLNN from the coding sequence ATGGAAAAATTGCAACGTATTATTGATATCCTCAATGACTGGATTTGGGGTCCCCCTCTATTAGTTCTGCTAGTTCTTGCAGGGATCTATTTGACGATTCGCACTCGAGCTCTTCAGTTTCGTTATCTTATTTATGCCCATAAGCTGGCATTTAGTCGCCACGATGACGATGCACAAGGTGATATTAGTCATTTTCAAGCTCTGATGACGGCCTTAGCAGCCACCATTGGCATTGGTAGCATTACAGGTGTCGCTACAGCGATTGCAATTGGCGGAATGGGGGCACTTGTCTGGATGTGGGGAGCTGCTCTTTTTGGAATGGCTACCAAATATGGGGAAGCCATTCTTGCGATTAAATATCGGGAGACCGATGAGTTGGGTGAAATGTGTGGTGGACCCATGTATTACATCCGGAAAGGGATGAAATGGAAGTGGCTTGCAGCAGTATTTGCCATTCTTGGCGCTATTACAGCGATAGGAACAGGGAATATGGTTCAGGCAAACTCCGTTTCGCTAGCCCTTCAGGACCTGTTTGATCTCAGCCCAATTTGGTCAGGCCTTGGCCTTATGGTTCTCGTTGGGGCTGCGTTGATTGGGGGAATTAAAAGTATCGGGAAAGTTGCAGGAATCCTAGTTCCTGCGATGGCAGCCTTTTATATTCTTGGAGGGATCATCATTATTATTCTGAAGATTGAAGCGATTCCTTCAGCGTTTGGTCTAATTTTTCGATCGGCATTCCAAGGTCAGGCAGCGGTAGGAGGTTTTGCTGGTGCGACAGTCATGATGGCAATACAAATAGGGATTTCCCGTGGAGTCTTCTCAAGTGAAGCAGGTCTGGGAAGTTCTCCAATTGCCGCAGCGGCAGCAAAAACAGATACTCCCGGAAGACAAGCGCTTGTTTCTATGTGTAGTGTTTTTATCACAACGGGGATCGTCTGTACGATTACCGGTCTTGTTATTGCTGTTTCAGGTGTTCTTGGCGAGATAGGTCCTGATGGAAAGATGCTTGATGGTTCTGCGATGGCTCTGAGAGCTTTTGATAGTATCATTCCCTACGGGGGGCTTATCGTCACTATTGCTCTGATTCCCTTTGCTTACTCCACAATACTTGGGTGGGCATATTATGGGGAAAAATGTCTTGAGTATCTTTTTGGGTATCGAGTGACAAAGCTATACCGCGTTATTTATACCTTAGTTGTTGTTCCAGGCGCCATTCTTGGTCTGAAACTCATTTGGGGGTTTGCAAATATGATGAACGGTCTTATGGCATTTCCTAACTTGATTGCCCTCTTTGTTTTGGCTGGGGTCATTGCTAAGGAAACACGCTTCTTTGAACATTTACTAAAAAAAGAAAGGCAAGAACGTGCCCTCAAAAAGAAGCAGCGTCGTCTTAATAACTAG
- a CDS encoding valine--tRNA ligase, translating to MDEELPKAYSPNLVEEKWYYFWERKGFFHVDPLSDKKPYCIVMPPPNVTGMLHMGHALINSLQDVMIRWKRMLGYESFWVPGLDHAGISTQTVVEKNLIAKTGKRRSDFDREEFLGHVWKWKEKSEGRITDQLKKLGCSCDWMRKRFTMDEDANFAVRTLFKKMFDEGLIYRGDYLVNWDPVTETALADDEVEYEEKETKLWHFRYPLEDGSGELTIATTRPETMLGDVAVAVSPKDKRYQALVGKNVILPIVGRKLPIVADNYVDAEFGTGVVKITPAHDPNDWELGKRHDLPLINILNPNGTLNENGLEYEGLSMEETRRHIVKRMEELGHLDKVVPYTHRVGVSYRSKAIIEPFLSKQWFIKMEPFKEKLIDAVKSGKVKIIPKNWENTYFHWINNLRDWCISRQLWWGHRIPIWYHESGKILCYEGEGKPPEVEKDPKGWTQDPDVLDTWFSSSLWPFSSLGWPHKTNELKKFYPNTTLITGHDILFFWVARMIMMGEYITGEVPFAETSLQGLIFGKSFWKESKNGGITYLSEKEAETEKDVFSKWEKMSKSKGNVIDPIEIINTYGADAMRMALAASATHSPQIDLDRRRFEEFKNFTNKVWNGSRFVLMNLKLSSEDFEKGLGPLTLDDEWILSILNRTIEEMNTHLEGYHFDRAAMRSYTFFWDEFCAYYVEMAKPTLFGKGGDTINKQRVLTIVLLAAIRLMHPIAPFITEEIFQKLKEHFPHLKESKTDPYTAEAIKALRSPACISAPYPKVIDKKAINPDIEKSFDFLNEIVYAIRNIRAEMQLPPSAATDVILEGKTQDIEPHRAIISSLVRVNMLSFNPAEKPSGFTSSALVKEVKITIPLPRELIEKEKERLKKEQEKLKGQITSLEKQLANPNFVERAPSELVEKTKASLKETQEKLSASETKLSGL from the coding sequence ATGGATGAAGAGCTCCCGAAGGCGTATAGCCCCAATTTAGTTGAAGAAAAATGGTACTACTTTTGGGAAAGAAAAGGGTTCTTTCATGTCGACCCTCTTTCCGATAAGAAGCCCTACTGCATCGTGATGCCTCCCCCTAATGTGACGGGGATGCTCCATATGGGACATGCTCTTATTAACTCCCTCCAAGACGTCATGATTCGTTGGAAAAGAATGCTTGGATACGAGTCCTTCTGGGTCCCAGGTCTCGATCATGCAGGAATTTCAACACAAACAGTCGTCGAAAAAAACCTCATTGCCAAGACAGGAAAAAGACGCTCCGACTTCGATCGCGAGGAATTTTTAGGGCATGTCTGGAAATGGAAAGAAAAATCAGAAGGCCGGATCACTGACCAGTTAAAAAAACTGGGCTGCTCATGCGATTGGATGCGCAAACGATTCACCATGGATGAAGATGCAAATTTTGCTGTCCGCACCCTCTTTAAGAAGATGTTTGACGAAGGGCTCATCTACCGGGGAGATTACCTGGTAAATTGGGATCCTGTAACCGAAACTGCTCTTGCTGATGACGAAGTCGAATACGAAGAGAAAGAGACCAAGCTGTGGCATTTTCGCTATCCCCTAGAGGACGGGAGTGGAGAGTTAACCATTGCCACCACGCGCCCTGAAACAATGCTAGGAGATGTTGCTGTTGCTGTCTCTCCAAAAGACAAACGTTATCAAGCACTTGTTGGAAAAAATGTGATTCTACCAATTGTGGGTCGGAAACTTCCGATTGTTGCTGATAACTACGTTGATGCAGAATTCGGAACTGGAGTGGTCAAAATCACCCCTGCGCATGATCCTAATGACTGGGAACTGGGGAAAAGACACGACCTTCCTTTGATTAACATTTTGAATCCTAATGGAACTCTCAATGAAAATGGGTTAGAGTATGAGGGACTCTCAATGGAAGAGACTCGTCGTCACATCGTCAAACGGATGGAAGAGCTCGGACACCTAGATAAAGTCGTTCCCTACACCCATAGAGTGGGTGTCTCTTACCGCTCAAAGGCAATCATCGAGCCCTTCCTATCAAAACAGTGGTTCATCAAGATGGAGCCCTTTAAGGAAAAACTGATCGATGCTGTAAAATCTGGCAAAGTCAAAATTATCCCCAAAAACTGGGAAAACACCTACTTCCATTGGATCAATAACCTCCGCGACTGGTGCATTTCAAGACAACTTTGGTGGGGCCACCGCATTCCTATTTGGTATCATGAATCCGGCAAAATCCTTTGCTATGAGGGAGAAGGTAAACCTCCTGAAGTTGAAAAGGATCCCAAAGGTTGGACTCAAGATCCCGATGTGCTAGATACGTGGTTTTCATCATCTCTTTGGCCCTTTAGCTCTCTTGGTTGGCCTCACAAGACAAATGAATTGAAAAAGTTTTACCCCAATACAACACTGATTACAGGACATGACATTCTCTTTTTCTGGGTAGCTCGGATGATCATGATGGGAGAATACATCACTGGAGAAGTTCCTTTTGCAGAGACCTCTCTACAAGGACTCATCTTTGGAAAATCTTTCTGGAAAGAAAGCAAAAATGGTGGGATCACCTACCTCTCAGAAAAAGAGGCCGAGACAGAAAAAGACGTTTTTTCTAAGTGGGAGAAAATGTCAAAATCAAAGGGGAATGTGATCGATCCTATTGAGATTATCAACACCTATGGAGCAGATGCAATGCGCATGGCTCTTGCTGCAAGTGCCACCCATTCCCCTCAAATCGATCTTGATCGCCGCCGCTTTGAAGAGTTCAAGAATTTCACGAACAAAGTGTGGAATGGCTCCCGCTTTGTCCTCATGAATCTAAAACTTTCTTCTGAAGATTTTGAGAAAGGGTTAGGTCCATTGACATTGGATGATGAATGGATCCTTTCCATTCTGAATCGCACTATTGAAGAAATGAACACCCATCTTGAAGGATACCACTTTGATCGAGCGGCAATGCGCTCTTATACCTTTTTCTGGGATGAATTTTGTGCTTACTACGTGGAAATGGCCAAACCCACCCTTTTTGGAAAGGGCGGAGACACCATCAACAAACAACGGGTGTTAACCATTGTCCTGCTTGCTGCAATCCGTTTGATGCACCCCATCGCTCCTTTTATTACCGAGGAGATCTTTCAAAAATTAAAAGAACATTTTCCTCATCTCAAAGAGTCAAAAACTGACCCCTACACAGCAGAAGCCATTAAAGCCTTAAGGTCTCCAGCCTGCATCAGCGCCCCCTACCCAAAAGTCATTGATAAAAAGGCAATCAACCCAGACATTGAAAAGTCCTTTGATTTTCTCAATGAAATTGTCTACGCCATCCGTAATATCCGGGCCGAAATGCAACTCCCCCCATCAGCTGCAACCGACGTCATCTTAGAAGGAAAAACTCAAGATATCGAGCCCCATCGTGCCATCATTTCTTCTTTAGTCCGTGTCAACATGCTTTCCTTTAATCCAGCAGAAAAACCTTCAGGATTCACCTCTTCAGCGCTCGTCAAAGAGGTAAAGATTACTATTCCTCTTCCACGTGAGCTTATTGAAAAAGAAAAAGAACGCCTCAAAAAGGAGCAAGAAAAGCTGAAGGGACAAATCACGTCTCTTGAAAAGCAGCTTGCAAATCCTAACTTTGTTGAAAGAGCCCCATCTGAGCTTGTCGAAAAAACAAAAGCCTCGCTCAAAGAAACACAAGAAAAATTGAGCGCTTCAGAAACTAAGTTATCAGGGCTTTGA